In a genomic window of Microbacterium amylolyticum:
- a CDS encoding penicillin-binding transpeptidase domain-containing protein, whose product MLRATALLTVSALGLAACSAGDDGLDDAVSSLETALESRVLETYPEFADVIEPLAEFPLTVTAGEVERGDDDDATVPLTWVWDIDGHEWTYETAATLRFDSDAEVWSVDADPALIADDLTADESLAVSYVAPDRAEIIGADEEVLVTERPVGRYGLDKSWIDDDHVAESAAAVAEAVDIDVDDFVARAENMGDMAFVEAIVLRPHDAEERVANDFLEIPGANVIETTMMLAPTSSFAREILGVVGEATAEIIDGSDGEIRTGDIVGLSGLQARYDEDLRGARGITIAAVVDDEDAEPRVLAEWDATPADPLQITLNSGLQQWAESVLGGTGSASALVVIDPATGDILAAANRETGGFDAATSGRYAPGSTYKVVTALALLRSGLSPDDTVTCSPELTVDGYTFHNHDGYPADALGEITLREAIAQSCNTALIGERDRISDADLREAAEALGIAGPDDATSETQRAANLIGQGVVTATPREMATVAASVAGGRTVSSHILADSAEQPASTLSEQEAAQLHELMRTAVTEGSANLLAHLDPPVSAKTGTAEHGEPGEDGQLPTHAWMIGFSEGMAVAVFVEEGESGSSVAGPLMEAFFAGA is encoded by the coding sequence ATGCTCCGCGCAACCGCGCTGCTCACCGTGTCCGCTCTCGGCCTTGCCGCCTGTTCGGCAGGAGATGACGGCCTCGATGACGCCGTGTCGTCTCTGGAAACCGCGCTGGAATCCCGTGTGCTCGAAACATACCCGGAGTTCGCGGACGTCATCGAACCCCTGGCAGAGTTCCCGCTCACCGTTACGGCCGGCGAGGTCGAGCGCGGTGATGATGACGATGCCACGGTACCTCTGACCTGGGTATGGGATATCGACGGCCACGAGTGGACGTACGAGACGGCGGCAACGCTGCGCTTCGATTCCGACGCCGAGGTGTGGTCTGTTGACGCGGATCCGGCCCTGATCGCCGACGATCTCACGGCGGACGAGTCTCTGGCCGTGTCGTATGTCGCTCCGGACCGGGCCGAGATCATTGGCGCTGACGAAGAGGTGCTTGTCACCGAGCGACCTGTTGGTCGCTATGGTCTCGACAAGAGCTGGATCGATGATGACCACGTTGCCGAGAGCGCGGCGGCGGTTGCTGAAGCCGTCGACATCGATGTGGATGACTTCGTTGCTCGCGCGGAAAATATGGGCGACATGGCGTTCGTCGAGGCGATCGTTCTGCGACCTCACGATGCCGAAGAGCGCGTAGCGAATGACTTTCTTGAGATTCCGGGCGCCAATGTGATCGAAACGACAATGATGCTCGCACCGACGAGCTCCTTCGCCCGGGAGATTTTGGGCGTCGTTGGCGAAGCGACGGCCGAGATCATCGACGGTTCGGACGGCGAGATCCGGACAGGTGACATCGTGGGGCTCTCAGGCCTGCAAGCGCGCTACGACGAGGACCTCCGCGGCGCCCGCGGCATCACGATTGCCGCGGTGGTCGACGACGAGGATGCCGAGCCGCGCGTTCTCGCCGAATGGGACGCCACCCCGGCGGACCCGCTGCAGATCACGCTCAACAGCGGTCTGCAGCAGTGGGCGGAGAGCGTTCTCGGAGGAACAGGATCCGCGAGCGCGCTCGTTGTGATCGACCCCGCAACGGGCGACATTCTTGCAGCAGCGAACCGCGAAACGGGTGGGTTCGACGCGGCAACGTCCGGCAGGTACGCACCAGGGTCGACGTACAAAGTGGTCACGGCACTCGCGCTCTTGCGCTCAGGATTGTCGCCGGACGACACTGTGACGTGCTCACCCGAGCTCACCGTGGATGGCTACACCTTTCACAACCACGACGGTTACCCCGCTGATGCACTTGGCGAGATCACTCTGCGTGAGGCGATTGCGCAGTCCTGCAATACGGCGTTGATCGGCGAGCGAGATCGGATCAGCGACGCCGACCTGCGAGAGGCAGCCGAGGCGCTCGGAATCGCGGGTCCCGACGACGCCACCTCCGAAACGCAGCGCGCAGCGAACCTCATCGGCCAGGGCGTCGTCACCGCGACGCCGCGCGAGATGGCCACTGTGGCCGCTTCGGTTGCCGGCGGTCGTACCGTGTCCTCGCACATTCTCGCCGATTCGGCCGAGCAGCCGGCATCGACCCTGTCAGAGCAGGAAGCGGCGCAGCTGCATGAGCTGATGCGTACGGCCGTGACGGAGGGGTCCGCGAATCTCCTCGCGCACCTGGATCCTCCTGTGTCCGCCAAGACGGGAACAGCGGAGCACGGCGAACCCGGCGAAGACGGACAGCTGCCCACCCACGCCTGGATGATCGGATTCTCGGAGGGCATGGCAGTGGCCGTTTTCGTTGAGGAAGGGGAGAGCGGATCCTCCGTTGCCGGACCGCTCATGGAGGCCTTCTTCGCCGGTGCGTAA
- a CDS encoding LacI family DNA-binding transcriptional regulator, whose protein sequence is MSGVVKRRKPTIRDVAEVAGVSRGTVSRVLNGGHWVSPDARELVEKAIQETGYTANHHARSLATGRSNSLAFLLTEPHHLLFEDPTYSLLLRYAAEAVSRRGQTLVLLAAGTDDERANVLQYVNAGHVDGVMLISSSERDPFVGNLVRAHVPTVSSGIPLGAQDDLPSVAVDEDASARTMTRFLKERGYQRIAHIAGPQDTPGGRFRLAGFRAEMGDGLDEDLIAVGDYGRASGYEAMRGILSAGTAPDAVFAASDRMAAGAVDALRRAGLDVPGDVAVAGFDDSGLAATHDPPLTTMRQPWRQISDEMVDVLLTVIDGGEPRSVTLATTLEVRASTA, encoded by the coding sequence ATGAGTGGTGTGGTGAAGCGGCGCAAACCGACGATCAGAGACGTCGCCGAGGTCGCCGGTGTCTCGCGCGGAACAGTGTCACGCGTGCTCAACGGCGGGCACTGGGTCTCGCCCGACGCGCGCGAACTGGTCGAAAAGGCCATTCAGGAAACCGGATACACCGCCAACCATCACGCTCGCAGTCTGGCGACGGGGCGATCGAATTCCCTCGCCTTCCTCCTCACCGAACCGCATCACCTGCTCTTCGAAGACCCCACGTACTCGCTTCTGTTGCGCTACGCGGCTGAAGCCGTTTCGCGGCGCGGCCAGACGCTCGTCCTCCTTGCTGCGGGAACGGACGACGAGCGGGCAAACGTGCTCCAGTACGTCAACGCCGGGCACGTCGATGGTGTGATGCTCATTTCGAGCAGCGAACGCGATCCCTTCGTCGGGAACCTCGTGCGCGCGCACGTTCCTACCGTGAGCTCTGGAATTCCTCTCGGAGCACAAGACGATCTGCCCAGCGTTGCGGTCGATGAAGACGCATCGGCACGCACAATGACTCGATTCTTGAAGGAGCGCGGATACCAACGCATTGCGCACATCGCTGGCCCTCAGGACACGCCGGGTGGGCGCTTCCGCCTCGCAGGTTTTCGTGCCGAAATGGGGGACGGCCTCGATGAAGACCTCATCGCCGTTGGCGACTATGGCCGGGCGAGTGGGTATGAAGCGATGCGCGGAATCCTGTCTGCGGGGACCGCGCCAGACGCTGTCTTCGCCGCATCCGACCGAATGGCTGCGGGTGCCGTCGACGCGCTCCGGCGCGCGGGCCTCGATGTTCCCGGCGATGTCGCCGTCGCCGGATTCGATGATTCGGGCCTGGCGGCAACACATGATCCTCCTTTGACGACGATGCGTCAGCCGTGGCGCCAGATCAGCGACGAGATGGTTGACGTCCTTCTCACCGTGATCGACGGTGGCGAACCCCGGTCCGTGACGCTCGCGACCACGCTGGAGGTACGCGCCAGCACCGCGTAG
- a CDS encoding beta-galactosidase, with protein sequence MPHFPPTQPWPAITGLAYGGDYNPEQWPRETWLEDVRLMREAGVTLVSVGIFSWALIETDEGQFDFSWLDEVLDLLHGSGIAVDLGTPTASPPAWFFHRYPESRVTTADGTRLGFGSRGMVSPSSPAYREAIVRIASALAERYAHHPAVVMWHVHNEYGAPVFDDHSETTAQAFRDWLRERYGSLDALNAAWGTAFWGQHYGRWEYISTPAVAPSVVNPAQKLDFHRFSDHQLRQCFLAERDAIRQHAAQPITTNFMANQHGGCDLWEWAKHVDVVSDDHYLVAADEHPEIGLAIAADLTRSVAGGMPWMLMEHSTSGINWQPTGIAKRPGEMARNSLAHVARGADAVMFFQWRASRRGAEKFHSAMLPHAGTTSRIWQEVTQLGADLTAIADLQGSRVKADVAILWDYESFWAQDLEWRPVDDLDHNERVRAFYERLWRDGVTTDFALPSHDLSRYRVVVAPAQYLLRQADAENLTRFVEQGGTLVVSYFSAVVDEHDAVSEGGFLASLRTALGVEVHEHLPLRRGTTANLQWENGTVTTSDHWQEDLRLRGADVVAHYADGPAAGAPAVTRQAHGSGAGWYISTRLDAEALTHVFDQVYAEAGLSPTRPPRGLEVVRREGPRGSYTIAINHAENDADIATPGTDLLTQETGRTFCVPAGGVRIIHET encoded by the coding sequence ATGCCGCATTTTCCGCCCACACAGCCCTGGCCCGCGATCACCGGCCTCGCCTACGGCGGGGACTACAACCCCGAGCAATGGCCGCGCGAAACATGGCTCGAAGACGTGCGCCTGATGCGCGAGGCCGGAGTGACCCTGGTCAGCGTCGGCATCTTCTCGTGGGCGCTGATCGAGACCGATGAGGGCCAGTTCGATTTCTCGTGGCTCGATGAGGTCCTGGACCTGCTTCACGGCAGCGGAATCGCGGTCGATCTGGGAACGCCAACGGCGTCCCCTCCCGCATGGTTTTTCCACCGCTACCCGGAATCACGTGTCACAACAGCAGACGGCACCCGGCTCGGATTCGGGTCGCGCGGAATGGTGTCCCCGTCCTCGCCCGCCTACCGCGAGGCCATCGTGCGAATCGCTTCCGCGCTCGCCGAGCGATACGCACACCACCCGGCCGTCGTGATGTGGCATGTGCACAACGAATATGGGGCTCCTGTTTTCGACGATCACTCCGAGACAACAGCGCAGGCTTTCCGCGACTGGCTCCGCGAACGATACGGCTCACTTGATGCCCTCAACGCAGCGTGGGGGACGGCGTTCTGGGGCCAGCACTACGGCCGCTGGGAGTACATCTCAACGCCGGCGGTAGCCCCGAGCGTTGTGAACCCTGCTCAGAAACTCGATTTCCATCGCTTCAGCGATCACCAGTTGCGACAGTGCTTCCTTGCCGAGCGCGACGCCATTCGACAGCACGCGGCGCAACCCATCACGACGAATTTCATGGCGAACCAGCACGGCGGATGCGACCTCTGGGAATGGGCGAAGCACGTCGACGTCGTCAGCGATGATCACTATCTGGTTGCGGCAGATGAGCACCCCGAGATCGGCCTGGCGATCGCCGCCGACCTGACGCGCTCTGTCGCCGGCGGGATGCCGTGGATGCTCATGGAGCACTCCACGAGCGGCATCAATTGGCAACCCACCGGCATTGCCAAGCGGCCGGGAGAAATGGCCCGCAACTCTCTCGCCCACGTCGCGCGCGGCGCCGACGCCGTGATGTTCTTTCAGTGGCGCGCTTCACGGCGCGGAGCCGAAAAGTTTCACTCCGCAATGCTCCCCCACGCCGGAACGACCTCGCGTATCTGGCAGGAGGTCACACAACTCGGCGCAGATCTCACCGCTATCGCCGATCTTCAGGGCTCGCGGGTGAAAGCGGACGTCGCGATCCTCTGGGACTATGAGTCGTTCTGGGCTCAGGATCTCGAATGGCGTCCCGTCGATGATCTCGATCACAACGAGCGAGTGCGCGCGTTCTATGAACGCCTCTGGCGCGACGGCGTCACGACCGACTTCGCGCTGCCTTCGCACGACCTCTCCCGCTACCGGGTGGTCGTCGCCCCCGCCCAGTACCTTCTGCGGCAAGCGGACGCCGAAAACCTCACCCGCTTCGTCGAGCAGGGGGGAACCCTCGTCGTGTCCTATTTCTCTGCCGTGGTCGACGAGCACGATGCGGTTTCCGAAGGCGGCTTCCTCGCGTCGCTCCGTACAGCGCTGGGCGTCGAGGTCCACGAGCATCTCCCCCTGCGTCGTGGCACAACGGCCAACCTGCAGTGGGAAAACGGCACAGTGACGACATCCGACCATTGGCAGGAAGACCTGCGACTCCGCGGCGCCGACGTGGTCGCGCACTACGCAGATGGGCCCGCCGCAGGTGCGCCCGCTGTGACCCGCCAAGCGCACGGATCAGGTGCGGGCTGGTACATCTCGACACGCCTCGACGCCGAGGCGCTCACACACGTCTTCGATCAGGTGTATGCCGAGGCGGGGCTTTCTCCCACTCGCCCTCCGCGCGGGCTTGAGGTCGTCCGCCGCGAAGGGCCGCGTGGTTCGTACACGATCGCCATCAACCATGCCGAGAACGACGCAGACATCGCCACACCCGGCACCGACCTCCTCACCCAGGAAACGGGCCGCACCTTCTGCGTCCCTGCCGGGGGCGTCCGCATCATCCACGAGACATAA
- a CDS encoding sugar ABC transporter substrate-binding protein, translating to MNRKLIIGGALAGALVLAGCGAGADSDAPAPGETEDTQQQPAPGGPELVVWTDAEREGALREAATAFEAETGATVTLVQKNFEDLRNDFIVQVPTGEGPDITVGAHDWLGALVTAGVVDTIDIGPAADDFEPVAIEAMTYDGQLYALPYSLETIALIQNADLVGEEAPETWDDMIAAGLAVSDRPVAINTAGETGDGYTMYGFQTSFGAPVFVQDDDGSYTSDVGMGGEAGEAFAQWLFDNGSQGTGYLSTTIDYDINNELFNSGETPFTVQGPWALPSFTDVENIAVGPIPSAGGEPAAPFVGVQGFYLSSQSENSLLAQEFLVNFLGTEDAQRTLYEADPRIPALSVLADEVASDPIVAGFLESSQNGVPMPSIPEMGDVWDLWNAAEVQIINGSDPASTWNAMVTELESTIG from the coding sequence ATGAACAGAAAGCTCATCATCGGCGGCGCCCTTGCTGGAGCGCTCGTCCTCGCCGGCTGCGGAGCCGGCGCCGATTCCGATGCGCCCGCACCGGGTGAGACCGAAGACACACAGCAGCAGCCTGCCCCCGGCGGGCCGGAGCTGGTTGTGTGGACGGACGCCGAGCGCGAAGGCGCCCTGCGGGAAGCGGCGACCGCCTTCGAGGCAGAAACGGGCGCCACCGTCACCCTCGTGCAGAAGAACTTCGAAGATCTTCGCAACGACTTCATCGTCCAGGTCCCCACGGGAGAAGGGCCAGACATCACCGTTGGCGCACACGACTGGCTCGGCGCGCTCGTCACAGCGGGCGTAGTCGACACAATCGACATCGGCCCGGCAGCCGACGACTTCGAGCCAGTCGCCATCGAGGCCATGACGTACGACGGTCAGCTCTACGCTCTTCCGTACTCACTCGAAACGATCGCCCTCATTCAGAACGCCGATCTCGTCGGCGAAGAAGCGCCGGAGACGTGGGACGACATGATCGCCGCCGGCCTCGCGGTGTCCGATCGCCCCGTCGCCATCAACACCGCGGGCGAAACCGGCGACGGATACACGATGTATGGGTTCCAGACATCGTTCGGCGCCCCCGTCTTCGTCCAGGACGATGACGGCTCGTACACGAGCGACGTCGGTATGGGCGGCGAGGCAGGCGAGGCCTTCGCACAGTGGCTGTTCGACAACGGTTCCCAGGGCACGGGCTACCTGTCGACGACGATCGACTATGACATCAACAACGAGCTGTTCAACTCCGGCGAGACGCCCTTTACCGTTCAGGGCCCCTGGGCTCTGCCGTCGTTCACCGACGTCGAGAACATCGCGGTCGGTCCGATTCCTTCTGCCGGAGGCGAGCCCGCTGCGCCATTCGTCGGCGTTCAGGGCTTCTATCTGTCGTCGCAGAGCGAGAACTCCCTCCTCGCGCAGGAGTTCCTCGTGAACTTCCTCGGAACGGAAGACGCACAACGCACCCTCTACGAGGCAGATCCCCGGATTCCCGCGCTGTCGGTCCTCGCGGACGAGGTGGCGTCTGACCCCATCGTTGCCGGTTTCCTCGAGTCGAGCCAGAACGGGGTTCCCATGCCGTCAATTCCCGAGATGGGCGATGTCTGGGACCTCTGGAACGCCGCAGAGGTGCAAATCATCAACGGATCCGACCCCGCGTCGACGTGGAACGCCATGGTCACCGAGCTCGAGTCGACGATCGGCTGA
- a CDS encoding ABC transporter permease subunit: MTVPLSPSRPRGVSHARSWGTGGAGFLVKLALMALVNALGISIALSAWAAESWLILIATVALTISADIVYFSRRAVPMKYLFPGLSFLLIFQIFVFAYTGYVAFTNYGTGHAGSMDQAVDAALIHDERRVEGAESYPIAIVERDGELGFAIADGTEVRVGTADEPLARVSGATIGAGGSPDTVPGYQVIPRAEVLTDAALQREVVSLRVPVSGDAEDGSMRTREGSTATVYSSTLTWDDAAQTLTDSSTGTVYEPSDRGKFRSADGQELATGWYVGVGFENFIRAATDPDLRGPLTQVTVWTFAFAILSVVTAFGLGLLFALIYNDERVRGRAVLRTLFILPYAFPAFMSALLWRGMLNSEFGVINDLFFFGANINWLGDPWLAKIAILWVNLWLSYPYWFLVCTGALQALPRDTLEAATIDGAGRWRSFSSIILPQLLVATAPLAIASFAFNFNNFTIIFMLTEGGPAMGSGTNLGTTDILISAIYRISGIQGGSADYGLASALSIIVFIVIGIISAIALRQTRKLEEIS, encoded by the coding sequence ATGACCGTTCCCTTGTCCCCTTCCCGTCCGCGCGGCGTGTCGCACGCGCGCTCATGGGGCACCGGCGGCGCGGGCTTCCTTGTGAAGCTCGCGCTCATGGCCCTCGTGAACGCGCTCGGAATCTCGATCGCGCTGTCGGCGTGGGCTGCCGAGTCTTGGCTGATCCTCATCGCGACGGTGGCGCTGACGATCTCGGCCGACATCGTGTATTTCTCCCGGCGCGCTGTGCCGATGAAGTACCTCTTTCCCGGGCTGTCTTTCCTCTTGATCTTCCAGATCTTCGTTTTCGCGTACACCGGCTATGTCGCGTTCACGAACTACGGAACGGGGCACGCGGGGTCGATGGACCAGGCGGTCGACGCGGCGCTCATCCACGATGAGCGCCGCGTCGAGGGGGCCGAGAGCTATCCCATCGCCATCGTTGAGCGCGATGGCGAGCTAGGGTTTGCAATCGCCGATGGCACCGAGGTGCGCGTGGGAACGGCTGACGAGCCGCTGGCGCGCGTATCCGGCGCCACGATCGGCGCGGGTGGATCTCCCGACACTGTTCCGGGTTATCAGGTGATCCCCCGCGCGGAGGTCTTAACCGATGCCGCCCTCCAGCGCGAGGTTGTGTCGCTTCGCGTCCCCGTCTCCGGCGATGCGGAAGACGGATCGATGCGTACTCGCGAAGGATCTACCGCAACCGTCTATTCGTCGACCCTGACGTGGGATGACGCCGCTCAGACGCTGACCGATTCATCGACCGGAACCGTTTACGAACCGTCTGACCGCGGAAAGTTCCGCTCCGCGGACGGACAGGAGCTCGCAACGGGCTGGTACGTCGGCGTCGGCTTCGAGAACTTCATCCGCGCGGCAACAGACCCTGACCTGCGCGGACCCCTGACGCAGGTCACGGTGTGGACGTTCGCCTTCGCCATCTTGTCGGTTGTCACCGCATTCGGTCTCGGCTTGCTGTTCGCGCTCATCTACAACGACGAACGCGTGCGCGGCAGAGCAGTTCTGCGCACCCTGTTCATCCTGCCTTATGCCTTTCCCGCCTTCATGTCAGCTCTGCTCTGGCGCGGCATGCTCAATTCCGAGTTCGGCGTCATCAATGACTTGTTCTTCTTCGGGGCGAACATCAACTGGCTGGGAGACCCGTGGCTCGCGAAAATCGCGATCCTCTGGGTGAACCTCTGGCTGAGCTACCCGTACTGGTTCCTCGTGTGCACCGGCGCGCTACAAGCCCTGCCCCGAGACACCCTCGAGGCGGCGACCATCGACGGCGCCGGCCGGTGGCGCTCGTTCTCGTCGATCATCCTTCCGCAGTTGCTCGTCGCAACGGCGCCGCTGGCGATCGCTTCCTTCGCTTTTAACTTCAACAACTTCACGATCATCTTCATGCTGACGGAAGGCGGTCCGGCGATGGGCAGTGGAACGAACCTGGGCACGACGGACATCCTCATCTCCGCGATCTATCGCATCTCGGGCATTCAGGGGGGTTCCGCCGACTACGGCCTGGCCAGCGCACTGTCGATCATCGTTTTCATCGTCATCGGCATTATTTCGGCGATTGCGCTGCGGCAGACCCGCAAGCTCGAGGAGATCTCCTGA
- a CDS encoding sugar ABC transporter permease — MSTTTELVTTSGVGRTRARARRGRWWAEVGWKYPVAILILCYAMFPLLFIVSASLDARGSLASSSQLFRSFDLGSYEALAGTHFWTWMGNTLYVGIASSLGAVIMGAAAAYAFSRFRFTGRRVGLTSLLVIQMFPQTVAFVAVFLMLLALGEVVPALGINSRIALICIYLGGALGANTFLMYGFFNSIPQDLDESAKIDGATHAQVFWRIIMPLVTPILAVVGLLAFISAFGDFILAKIVLTSEPNWTLAVGMYQWVSNQLTSRWGLFAAGAVVASFPVLVLFLSLQRYIVGGLTAGSVKG, encoded by the coding sequence ATGTCCACCACAACGGAACTGGTCACGACGAGCGGCGTCGGCCGGACGCGTGCACGAGCACGACGCGGCCGTTGGTGGGCAGAGGTCGGATGGAAGTACCCCGTAGCGATCCTCATCCTGTGCTACGCCATGTTCCCCCTGTTGTTTATCGTGAGCGCCTCCCTTGACGCCCGCGGCAGTCTGGCAAGCTCGAGCCAGCTCTTCCGCTCGTTCGATCTGGGAAGCTACGAAGCCCTCGCGGGAACGCACTTCTGGACGTGGATGGGCAATACCCTGTACGTCGGAATCGCCTCGTCGCTCGGCGCCGTCATCATGGGCGCTGCGGCAGCATATGCATTCTCACGATTCCGGTTCACCGGGCGGCGTGTGGGTCTGACGTCGCTTCTGGTGATCCAGATGTTCCCACAGACCGTTGCCTTCGTGGCGGTGTTCCTCATGCTGCTCGCGCTCGGTGAGGTGGTGCCGGCCCTGGGAATCAACTCGCGAATCGCGCTGATCTGCATCTATCTCGGCGGCGCACTTGGCGCGAACACCTTCCTGATGTATGGGTTCTTCAACTCCATCCCGCAGGATCTCGATGAATCCGCGAAAATCGACGGCGCAACGCACGCACAGGTGTTCTGGCGGATCATCATGCCGCTTGTCACGCCGATTCTCGCGGTGGTCGGGCTCCTCGCCTTTATCTCGGCGTTCGGCGACTTCATCCTCGCGAAGATCGTGCTCACCAGCGAGCCGAACTGGACGCTCGCGGTGGGGATGTATCAGTGGGTGTCGAACCAGCTCACCAGCCGGTGGGGCTTGTTCGCGGCGGGCGCCGTTGTCGCGTCTTTTCCCGTTCTTGTTCTGTTCTTGTCCCTTCAGCGCTACATCGTCGGCGGCCTCACAGCCGGGTCGGTGAAGGGCTGA
- a CDS encoding arabinogalactan endo-1,4-beta-galactosidase — MNVRPLIASAAALTVAASLAAIPAVADTRTSDLTVPAVADLPDDFPLGVDVSSVLSLEESGVVFRNTDGTPADLFDVLAEHGVTDVRVRVWNDPFDTNGNGYGGGNVGVERALEIGARADAAGLGVLVNFHYSDFWADPGKQQTPKAWEGFSVHETASAVYDFTADTLVRFVDADIDVRMVQVGNETNSAVAGHSGWNAMAAIFSAGSAAVRDTAPEAQVALHFTNPERAGQYASFAAELDTRGVDYDVFASSYYPFWHGSTENLTEVLSHVATTYDKNVAVVETSWAYTLDDGDGHENTIVREEQAAAYPVSPQGQATAFRDVVQAVADVGPAGVGVYYWEPAWLPVGAPTDVENNRILWERDGSGWASSWASEYDPHDAGVWHGGSAVDNQALFAFDGTPLPSLRIFDLVRTGEGEDPTDDDEREPSWLPGGGFEGDGAAQWTLEGTGGSIGWHADAFEGENALHVWHDADFTGSLSQTVSGLAAGEYVAIATSQGGDTGSEDTVVLTATATPTHLPPQASPRAHLAQTRSAETPLAFDGWRAYRTAETGPLRVTHRQDVTVTISWDLSAGAWGTIDDVRLIRLP; from the coding sequence ATGAATGTTCGACCTCTCATCGCATCGGCGGCGGCGCTGACCGTCGCCGCCAGCCTCGCCGCGATTCCCGCCGTCGCCGACACCCGAACGTCTGATCTCACCGTTCCCGCCGTCGCAGATCTTCCGGATGACTTCCCGTTAGGCGTCGACGTCTCGTCCGTGTTGTCGCTCGAAGAGTCTGGCGTGGTCTTCCGGAACACCGATGGAACGCCCGCGGATCTGTTCGATGTTCTCGCCGAGCACGGCGTGACCGATGTGCGCGTGCGCGTGTGGAACGATCCTTTTGACACGAACGGCAACGGCTACGGCGGCGGAAACGTCGGCGTAGAGCGCGCCCTGGAGATCGGAGCGCGCGCGGATGCCGCCGGTCTCGGAGTACTCGTGAACTTCCATTATTCCGACTTCTGGGCCGACCCCGGCAAACAGCAGACGCCGAAGGCTTGGGAAGGGTTCTCCGTCCACGAGACCGCGTCCGCTGTCTACGACTTCACCGCCGACACGCTCGTCCGCTTCGTCGACGCAGACATCGACGTTCGCATGGTGCAGGTGGGCAACGAAACCAACAGCGCTGTGGCAGGGCACAGTGGGTGGAACGCCATGGCTGCGATCTTCTCGGCCGGATCGGCGGCGGTGCGCGACACGGCCCCGGAGGCCCAGGTTGCGTTGCACTTCACCAACCCTGAGCGGGCGGGGCAATACGCCTCTTTCGCCGCCGAGCTCGACACCCGCGGCGTGGACTATGACGTGTTCGCCTCCTCGTATTATCCGTTCTGGCACGGCTCGACCGAGAACCTCACCGAGGTTCTCTCGCACGTCGCCACGACCTACGACAAAAATGTCGCCGTCGTCGAGACCTCGTGGGCGTACACGCTCGACGACGGAGACGGGCATGAGAACACCATCGTTCGCGAGGAGCAGGCGGCTGCCTACCCTGTCAGCCCGCAGGGCCAGGCGACGGCGTTTCGCGATGTGGTTCAGGCGGTTGCCGACGTCGGGCCGGCCGGTGTGGGGGTCTACTACTGGGAGCCCGCATGGCTGCCGGTTGGCGCGCCGACCGACGTGGAGAACAACCGCATCCTGTGGGAGCGCGACGGATCGGGCTGGGCAAGCAGCTGGGCAAGCGAGTATGACCCGCACGACGCGGGCGTCTGGCACGGTGGCTCCGCCGTCGACAACCAAGCCCTGTTCGCCTTCGACGGCACTCCCCTTCCCTCACTGCGCATCTTCGACCTTGTCCGAACGGGAGAGGGCGAAGACCCCACGGACGACGATGAACGCGAACCGTCCTGGCTTCCGGGCGGAGGCTTCGAGGGAGACGGCGCAGCGCAGTGGACGCTCGAGGGCACCGGCGGATCGATCGGATGGCACGCCGACGCATTCGAAGGCGAAAACGCCCTGCACGTGTGGCATGACGCGGACTTCACCGGTTCTCTATCGCAGACGGTCAGTGGCCTCGCTGCGGGCGAATACGTGGCGATCGCCACATCGCAGGGCGGCGACACGGGCTCAGAAGACACTGTCGTGCTGACCGCAACGGCCACTCCAACGCACCTTCCGCCGCAGGCCTCACCGCGCGCTCATCTCGCGCAGACGCGGTCGGCGGAGACTCCGCTCGCCTTCGACGGGTGGCGCGCGTACCGTACGGCGGAGACGGGTCCCCTGCGCGTGACGCATCGTCAGGACGTGACCGTGACGATCTCGTGGGACCTCTCAGCCGGCGCCTGGGGCACGATCGACGACGTCCGTCTGATTCGTCTGCCCTGA